The following coding sequences are from one Candidatus Bathyarchaeota archaeon window:
- a CDS encoding winged helix-turn-helix domain-containing protein, whose product MSRLTENENTSVLKGTALDIYRFMLKSNKPLGIRDVQRALKLSSPSVAQYHMSKLERAGLLKQENGNWVVNKVRLDNRVKVGRFLIPRQLFYAIFAVAILLGGFILFNGQTVISHEFFYFMTATLVFVLIFSYETVKVWLKGKL is encoded by the coding sequence GTGAGCAGGTTAACCGAAAATGAAAACACCAGCGTCTTAAAAGGAACTGCTCTTGACATCTACCGCTTTATGCTTAAGTCCAATAAGCCTCTTGGGATAAGAGATGTCCAACGGGCACTTAAGCTCAGCAGCCCTTCAGTAGCTCAATATCACATGTCCAAATTAGAGCGGGCTGGACTTCTAAAACAAGAAAACGGTAATTGGGTTGTCAATAAAGTAAGGTTAGATAACCGTGTAAAAGTCGGGCGCTTTCTAATTCCCAGACAACTCTTTTATGCAATATTTGCCGTGGCAATTCTATTAGGTGGTTTTATCCTTTTTAACGGGCAGACTGTTATTAGCCATGAATTTTTTTATTTCATGACTGCCACCTTGGTTTTTGTTTTAATCTTTAGTTATGAGACCGTTAAAGTGTGGCTTAAAGGCAAATTATAG